The following coding sequences lie in one Rhodopirellula bahusiensis genomic window:
- a CDS encoding ATP-binding protein produces the protein MSHHFIGQDNDPPLAILVETLASPMLIAHPAPVCLEVDMDDTLRLPVDQASFCQLMESLIRQALIEMPEGGELTITGCQTNTGIEIELADTGAEVEQRACKLPMIAAALSAELNWQDCPQGGSAVTVKFPHYQAAKRRAA, from the coding sequence ATGTCACATCATTTCATCGGCCAGGACAACGATCCACCTTTAGCCATTCTGGTGGAAACGCTCGCATCGCCCATGTTGATTGCCCATCCGGCACCCGTTTGCCTCGAGGTGGACATGGACGACACCCTCCGACTGCCCGTCGATCAGGCGTCTTTCTGCCAGTTGATGGAAAGCTTGATCCGCCAGGCCCTGATCGAAATGCCCGAAGGCGGCGAGCTGACAATCACCGGATGCCAGACCAACACCGGCATCGAGATTGAACTCGCCGACACCGGTGCTGAGGTCGAACAACGAGCCTGCAAGTTGCCCATGATTGCGGCAGCATTGTCAGCCGAACTGAACTGGCAAGATTGCCCCCAAGGCGGCAGTGCGGTGACGGTTAAATTCCCCCATTACCAAGCCGCTAAACGTCGAGCTGCTTGA
- a CDS encoding S26 family signal peptidase, translating into MSISSLTDIAAIFRSRISRRSMLAGAGWFAVGTAGCETQRETKTAFQVAGPSMAPTLWGPSVQFICAACKVPIRVDAEHWKTVRQRVAAVRERGASPPRCWHCGTPVDGDSIAQPTRIEPDVVTVVSPSLARIQQRLDTGDKPLVLLKHEDGIHVKRILAGPGQVVTADESGRLLVDAAPVALSDSPRLPIDIDEQRTGDIPSRWSCVDDVWQRDQEGIWSGASLGTKSKSGLVWLVYQHRNVYRGNVVSRVLDDCPANLGIDRRLHPVDDIGLAISIQPQAGVDVGKNQSRSDRRVHVISWTEQGSRVVSQTLPEQPSEIGSLIEFGPTSFRKGSELDASGLNSEGIPELSSKSPIAVGLDPRSVANARDLRLWRSIAWRAPQLSRWELGTDEWFVAGDNVPVSVDSRFWGPIRANQIVGVCEPLTQKS; encoded by the coding sequence ATGTCCATTTCATCTCTGACCGACATTGCGGCGATTTTTCGATCGCGAATTTCTCGCCGGAGCATGCTGGCAGGCGCTGGATGGTTCGCTGTGGGGACGGCTGGATGTGAAACCCAGCGTGAAACGAAGACCGCGTTCCAGGTCGCTGGTCCATCGATGGCACCGACGCTTTGGGGGCCATCTGTTCAGTTTATCTGCGCAGCGTGCAAGGTTCCCATCCGAGTGGATGCGGAGCATTGGAAGACTGTCAGGCAAAGAGTTGCTGCGGTTCGAGAACGCGGTGCTTCTCCGCCTCGATGCTGGCACTGTGGAACGCCGGTCGATGGAGATTCAATCGCCCAGCCAACGCGGATCGAACCCGATGTTGTCACGGTTGTTTCGCCATCGTTGGCTCGGATTCAGCAGCGATTGGATACGGGGGACAAGCCACTCGTGTTGCTGAAGCATGAAGATGGAATCCACGTCAAACGGATCCTTGCCGGTCCGGGGCAAGTCGTGACCGCGGATGAGAGCGGTCGACTACTTGTAGATGCAGCCCCGGTCGCACTATCCGATTCGCCTCGTTTGCCGATCGATATCGATGAGCAGCGGACGGGGGACATTCCGAGTCGTTGGAGTTGCGTCGACGATGTTTGGCAGCGAGACCAAGAGGGGATTTGGTCGGGGGCTTCGCTGGGTACCAAATCGAAGTCCGGACTCGTTTGGTTGGTCTACCAGCACCGCAATGTTTATCGCGGCAACGTGGTCAGCCGGGTGCTCGATGACTGCCCCGCAAACCTAGGAATCGATCGCCGGCTTCATCCCGTCGATGACATTGGTCTGGCGATTTCGATCCAGCCACAAGCTGGTGTTGACGTGGGGAAAAATCAGTCACGAAGCGACCGACGCGTTCATGTGATTTCTTGGACGGAACAGGGGTCGCGAGTTGTTTCTCAAACGCTCCCTGAACAACCCAGCGAAATAGGCTCGCTCATCGAATTTGGTCCAACATCATTTCGCAAAGGCAGCGAACTAGACGCGAGCGGTCTGAATTCGGAAGGCATCCCCGAGCTTTCGTCCAAATCACCGATCGCGGTCGGGCTCGACCCTCGCTCAGTCGCAAATGCACGCGATCTTCGTCTTTGGCGTTCAATCGCGTGGCGGGCACCCCAGTTGTCGCGTTGGGAGCTGGGGACGGACGAGTGGTTTGTGGCGGGCGACAACGTGCCTGTGTCGGTGGACAGTCGATTTTGGGGGCCAATCCGGGCAAATCAGATCGTTGGTGTTTGTGAGCCGCTTACCCAAAAATCGTGA
- the lexA gene encoding transcriptional repressor LexA — translation MAKAQLTERQREVYELVRSLIRERGYGPTVREIGEHFGIRSPNGVMCHLRALERKGLITRKANKSRAIELTGEDARSPTGLPMAGIVRSQPTDIDVNATDVVDLGKILANGDRFVVQISGDSLAGRGIHDGDYIVINKQDEVQAGQLAAIETTPGNISLRYWHPINGHVELRNGDRNSPPVTVLNPKVVGVAVATVRTTL, via the coding sequence ATGGCCAAAGCTCAACTGACCGAGAGACAAAGAGAAGTCTATGAGCTTGTTCGGTCCCTGATTCGCGAGCGCGGCTACGGTCCGACGGTACGCGAGATCGGTGAACACTTTGGCATACGTAGTCCGAATGGTGTCATGTGTCACTTACGCGCACTGGAACGCAAAGGGCTGATCACGCGAAAGGCCAACAAGTCGCGAGCGATCGAATTGACGGGCGAAGACGCTCGTTCACCAACGGGACTGCCCATGGCAGGGATCGTTCGCAGCCAGCCGACCGACATCGATGTGAACGCAACTGATGTGGTTGATTTAGGCAAGATTCTCGCGAACGGCGATCGTTTTGTTGTTCAAATATCAGGCGACTCTTTGGCCGGCCGCGGAATTCACGACGGCGACTACATCGTCATCAACAAACAGGACGAGGTCCAAGCCGGCCAACTTGCCGCGATTGAAACCACGCCCGGAAACATCTCGCTGAGATACTGGCATCCAATCAACGGTCACGTCGAGTTACGAAACGGCGACCGGAACTCACCTCCGGTCACGGTCCTAAATCCCAAAGTCGTGGGCGTCGCGGTTGCCACCGTTCGCACCACGCTCTAG
- a CDS encoding flagellar M-ring protein FliF C-terminal domain-containing protein, which translates to MLQTALDQFRSIYSTMPVPSRIIAGLLLTAIIVAMGFLVRGSSTPSSEYLLGGRSFSERDLDAAEVAFGNADLRGWTREGRRIKIPIESRSEFLKALESSASLPLSLRTSVQAAIEKASPFESNEQRVARERNAKLLDIARSIMMFHEVRTARVEYDLGERMGLSRARPQSASVTVEPEGIAPLSRDRVMQIKELVRAAFAGMSTDDVVVTDTNGSSSFDLADDDDPLSRKRREEEERFEMKIRNHLMGYGKIHVATHVEIDPTMSTETASLSYEDQPTTLNETSRKRETESSRPMPGGVPGAQTNALSSNRPVKLDATAQTSKTKEDERTSNRVAGQEYSTTRMAGLPVKRVKVSIGLPRSYYKKVWTKQQLETNPDQTVDDIKQMETTDLVTLKEQTETEIQQAVTALLPDVAAGEDRFPLVQVWDYIDLPEPALDSPATTAIALSWLSDSWQTLAMLGLAAAALLIARSSVKSLSGNADPTDFKEGFGLELPAPPVAVEEQSEKVEAMEITGGSLQDELVALVEDNPEVAANVIRSWVGEAA; encoded by the coding sequence ATGCTTCAAACCGCTCTCGATCAATTTCGAAGCATCTATTCCACGATGCCCGTTCCCTCGCGAATCATCGCGGGGTTGTTGCTGACTGCAATCATCGTGGCGATGGGTTTCTTGGTGCGTGGCAGCTCAACGCCCTCCTCGGAGTACTTGCTGGGTGGTCGCAGCTTCAGTGAACGAGACCTCGATGCAGCCGAAGTAGCGTTTGGCAACGCGGACCTTCGAGGATGGACCCGGGAAGGTCGTCGGATCAAGATTCCAATCGAATCACGCAGTGAATTCTTGAAAGCATTGGAAAGCTCCGCTTCGCTGCCTTTGTCATTGCGAACCAGCGTGCAAGCGGCGATCGAAAAAGCCAGCCCGTTTGAATCCAACGAACAACGCGTGGCTCGGGAACGAAACGCCAAGCTACTCGACATCGCTCGTAGCATCATGATGTTCCACGAAGTGCGCACCGCGAGAGTGGAATACGACTTGGGTGAGCGAATGGGACTTTCGCGTGCCCGGCCTCAATCCGCCAGCGTCACCGTTGAACCCGAAGGCATCGCCCCTTTGTCACGGGACCGAGTGATGCAAATCAAAGAGCTCGTCCGAGCTGCGTTTGCTGGTATGTCAACGGATGATGTCGTCGTGACTGACACCAACGGATCGTCGTCGTTCGATTTGGCCGATGACGACGACCCGCTTTCGCGAAAACGCCGCGAAGAGGAAGAGCGGTTCGAGATGAAGATCCGCAACCACCTGATGGGTTACGGAAAAATTCACGTGGCGACGCACGTTGAAATTGATCCGACGATGAGCACGGAAACTGCGAGCCTCAGCTACGAAGACCAACCCACCACGCTGAACGAAACATCTCGAAAACGCGAAACCGAATCATCACGCCCGATGCCTGGTGGCGTCCCCGGTGCTCAAACCAATGCACTGAGCAGCAACCGCCCAGTCAAACTGGATGCGACCGCGCAGACATCCAAAACCAAGGAAGACGAGCGGACTAGCAACCGAGTCGCCGGACAGGAGTACTCAACCACTCGCATGGCAGGACTGCCGGTCAAACGAGTAAAGGTCTCCATCGGCTTGCCACGAAGCTATTACAAAAAGGTTTGGACCAAACAGCAGCTCGAAACGAACCCAGACCAAACCGTGGACGACATCAAGCAGATGGAAACAACGGACTTGGTCACGTTGAAAGAACAAACCGAGACGGAGATTCAGCAAGCCGTCACAGCCTTGCTTCCCGATGTTGCCGCTGGAGAAGACCGGTTCCCGTTGGTTCAGGTTTGGGACTACATCGACTTGCCCGAGCCCGCATTGGATTCGCCCGCCACCACCGCGATTGCATTGTCTTGGCTATCGGACTCCTGGCAAACCTTGGCCATGCTTGGCCTGGCTGCTGCGGCACTGCTGATCGCTCGAAGCAGCGTGAAGTCACTGAGCGGCAATGCCGATCCAACGGACTTCAAAGAAGGATTCGGTTTGGAGCTCCCCGCTCCTCCGGTTGCCGTGGAAGAACAATCCGAAAAAGTCGAGGCGATGGAGATCACCGGCGGCTCATTGCAAGATGAGCTGGTTGCCTTGGTCGAAGACAACCCCGAAGTCGCCGCCAACGTGATTCGAAGCTGGGTCGGCGAAGCAGCCTAA
- the flgC gene encoding flagellar basal body rod protein FlgC produces MISALDISTSALVAQRTRLNAISGNIANISSLVDENGNPSPYQARQVVFQTDETASPGDAAGVKVSEVMLDESEPLYRYQPDHPLAINEGKWEGYVAHPNIDLTTQMVDALESTRAYEANVGVIEISKSMSRQRLAILA; encoded by the coding sequence ATGATCAGTGCACTCGACATCAGCACCTCCGCGTTGGTCGCTCAACGCACGCGGCTGAATGCAATCTCAGGAAACATCGCCAACATTTCCTCGTTGGTCGACGAGAACGGAAACCCAAGCCCCTACCAAGCTCGGCAAGTCGTTTTTCAAACCGACGAAACGGCCAGTCCCGGTGACGCGGCCGGAGTGAAAGTCTCCGAAGTCATGCTGGATGAATCGGAACCGCTCTACCGCTACCAACCCGATCACCCGTTGGCGATCAACGAAGGCAAGTGGGAAGGCTATGTCGCTCACCCAAACATCGACCTGACAACGCAAATGGTCGACGCACTGGAAAGCACGCGTGCTTACGAAGCCAACGTTGGTGTGATCGAAATCAGCAAGAGCATGAGTCGTCAACGACTCGCGATTTTGGCCTGA
- the fliE gene encoding flagellar hook-basal body complex protein FliE: MRPVASFRPPPTFSALQGGASSQATKAAGVEQKASNQAFSLLDPNSTQPTSNDSSFGEMGNLLMNQVKGVNSMQNQADSMVHSMLTGGDVNEAEVLTSVQKADLAFRMLMQIRNKLMDAYREIQQVQI, from the coding sequence ATGCGTCCCGTTGCTTCCTTCCGACCTCCGCCAACGTTCAGTGCGTTGCAGGGCGGCGCGTCTTCGCAGGCGACCAAGGCAGCAGGCGTCGAACAAAAGGCATCCAACCAAGCGTTTTCGCTGCTTGACCCCAACTCAACTCAGCCCACGTCGAACGATTCGTCGTTCGGTGAAATGGGCAACTTGTTGATGAATCAAGTCAAGGGCGTCAACTCCATGCAAAACCAAGCCGACTCCATGGTTCACTCCATGTTGACCGGCGGCGACGTCAACGAGGCCGAAGTTTTGACCTCGGTTCAAAAAGCTGACTTGGCCTTCCGAATGCTGATGCAGATCCGCAACAAGCTGATGGACGCCTACCGAGAAATCCAACAAGTTCAGATCTGA
- a CDS encoding flagellar basal body rod protein FlgB, translated as MFNPVASTTIGALEQTLAFTERRHELLAGNIANLSTPDYRSRDLDQAQFQTALAESIRDRGKGPSPAPSITQPDLSEGHIPPWVHDPFGTAIRGGSVGMPNPSSDEMSPQQLSALSPSRTAETVTRDDQFSGPRAAMEQVVFHDNSDVSLEQQVTEIAKNQHMHDLAVTTLRSQFELLRAAITERA; from the coding sequence ATGTTCAATCCAGTCGCTTCGACAACCATCGGTGCACTCGAACAGACGCTGGCGTTCACAGAACGACGCCACGAGCTGTTGGCTGGCAACATTGCCAACCTGAGCACGCCCGATTACCGCAGTCGCGACCTGGATCAAGCACAATTTCAAACCGCATTGGCGGAGTCAATCCGCGATCGCGGAAAGGGCCCATCACCGGCACCGTCCATCACCCAACCGGACTTGAGCGAAGGCCACATCCCACCTTGGGTTCACGATCCGTTCGGCACCGCCATCCGAGGCGGTTCAGTTGGAATGCCCAACCCTTCCAGTGACGAGATGAGTCCGCAGCAGTTGTCTGCACTCAGCCCCTCGCGCACTGCGGAAACCGTCACTCGCGACGACCAATTCAGTGGACCACGCGCCGCAATGGAACAAGTCGTCTTCCACGACAACAGTGACGTTTCTCTGGAACAACAAGTCACTGAAATTGCCAAGAACCAACACATGCACGACCTCGCCGTGACGACGCTCCGCAGCCAGTTTGAACTGTTGCGTGCCGCGATCACTGAACGTGCCTGA
- a CDS encoding undecaprenyl-diphosphate phosphatase — translation MQELIRVIILAVVQGIAEFLPISSSGHLVILGSMLGELGESVTLEIILHAGTLGSILVVFWQRIWALLLKDRRVIGLMVIGTLPAVVIGLTIKTQFPEILRSPLLAGAMLIVTGAMLIVLGRLTPKSGKYDRLGYGAAFLIGCFQAFAILPGISRSGSTILGGRLTGLDRDDSVTFSFLLAIPAILGATVLAIKDLLEDGTSGEASISTLLIGAAVAFAVGIVALKWLIRWSREDRLHWFAYWCIPAGLLVVLLHLR, via the coding sequence GTGCAGGAACTCATTCGCGTCATCATTCTGGCTGTCGTGCAAGGGATCGCTGAATTCCTCCCCATCAGCTCGTCAGGGCACTTGGTAATCCTCGGTTCGATGCTGGGCGAACTCGGCGAATCGGTCACGCTCGAAATCATTCTGCACGCCGGAACCCTGGGCTCGATCCTGGTTGTGTTTTGGCAACGGATCTGGGCATTGCTACTCAAGGACCGTCGAGTCATCGGCCTGATGGTGATTGGCACACTTCCCGCCGTTGTGATCGGTCTGACGATCAAGACTCAGTTTCCTGAAATCCTCCGCAGTCCACTGCTCGCGGGAGCGATGCTGATTGTCACCGGTGCAATGTTGATCGTCCTCGGTCGACTCACCCCCAAATCGGGAAAATATGACCGGCTGGGATATGGTGCTGCTTTTCTTATTGGCTGCTTCCAAGCATTTGCCATCTTGCCGGGAATCAGCCGCAGTGGGTCGACCATTTTGGGTGGTCGATTGACGGGGCTGGACCGTGATGACTCCGTGACTTTCTCTTTCCTTCTGGCGATCCCCGCGATTTTGGGTGCGACGGTACTGGCCATCAAGGACCTTCTCGAAGACGGAACCTCCGGCGAAGCTTCGATTTCAACGCTCCTGATCGGAGCCGCGGTCGCATTCGCGGTCGGAATCGTGGCTCTGAAATGGCTGATCCGCTGGAGCCGCGAGGACCGACTGCATTGGTTCGCATACTGGTGCATCCCGGCTGGCTTGCTGGTCGTCCTGCTCCATCTTCGGTGA